In one window of Arachis ipaensis cultivar K30076 chromosome B06, Araip1.1, whole genome shotgun sequence DNA:
- the LOC107605111 gene encoding uncharacterized protein LOC107605111 (The sequence of the model RefSeq protein was modified relative to this genomic sequence to represent the inferred CDS: added 7 bases not found in genome assembly) — protein MKPTLMLLSVLLCATFHLSFSFIDGLVANGNFELGPKPWALNGSVVTGGSHAIPEWEISGFVEYIKSGQKQGDMLLVVPEGAFAVRLGNEASIKQRINVIKGMYYSITLMVARTCAQEERLNISIAPDFGVIPIQTLYTSSGWDPIAYSFKAESNVAELVIHNPGVEEDPACGPLIDSVALRTLYPPRPTNKNILKNGGFEEGPYVFPNTSWGVLIPPNIEDSHSPLPAWMVESLKAVRYIDSAHFSVPQGTRAVELVAGKESAIAQVARTVPGKTYVLSFAVGDASNSCEGSMIVEAYAGKDTLKVPYESKGKGGFKRAALKFVAVSPRTRVMFLSTFYTMRSDDFSSLCGPVVDDVKLLSLRRP, from the exons CAACTTTGATGCTTCTGTCGGTGCTCTTGTGCGCCACCTTTCATCTTTCATTCTCCTTCATAGATG GACTAGTAGCAAATGGAAACTTTGAGCTAGGTCCAAAGCCATGGGCCCTAAACGGCTCGGTGGTAACTGGCGGCAGCCACGCCATACCGGAGTGGGAGATCTCCGGGTTCGTGGAGTACATAAAGTCAGGTCAGAAACAGGGCGACATGTTACTTGTTGTCCCGGAGGGAGCATTTGCAGTGAGACTAGGAAACGAGGCTTCAATTAAGCAAAGAATTAATGTGATTAAGGGAATGTATTATTCCATAACATTGATGGTTGCACGCACGTGTGCACAAGAAGAGAGGCTCAACATTTCAATTGCTCCAGATTTTGGTGTGATTCCAATTCAAACGTTGTACACAAGCAGTGGTTGGGATCCCATTGCTTATAGCTTCAAAGCAGAGTCTAATGTTGCTGAATTGGTTATTCATAACCCTGGTGTTGAAGAGGATCCTGCTTGTGGCCCACTTATTGATTCTGTTGCTCTTAGAACACTTTACCCTCCTAGACCTACTAACA AGAATATATTGAAGAATGGTGGATTTGAAGAAGGACCATATGTATTCCCAAACACATCATGGGGAGTGCTAATCCCACCCAACATTGAAGATAGCCACTCGCCTTTACCGGCTTGGATGGTCGAGTCCCTCAAGGCTGTGAGGTACATCGACTCGGCCCACTTCTCCGTCCCCCAGGGGACGAGAGCCGTGGAGCTAGTAGCCGGTAAAGAGAGCGCGATCGCGCAAGTGGCGCGAACCGTCCCGGGCAAAACATATGTGCTCTCATTTGCAGTTGGAGATGCAAGCAATTCATGTGAAGGGTCTATGATTGTTGAAGCATATGCTGGGAAAGACACCCTAAAAGTGCCTTATGAGTCCAAAGGAAAAGGTGGGTTTAAAAGGGCAGCCCTAAAATTTGTTGCTGTTAGCCCAAGAACAAGGGTCATGTTCCTTAGCACTTTCTACACTATGAGGAGTGATGATTTCTCTTCTCTTTGTGGGCCTGTTGTTGATGATGTTAAGTTGCTTAGTCTTCGTAGGCCATGA